The Platichthys flesus chromosome 18, fPlaFle2.1, whole genome shotgun sequence genome includes a window with the following:
- the extl3 gene encoding exostosin-like 3 — MQRNGGGVGAGGQPWVLRRVRLTWLSFMLFFILVFFPLIAHYYLTTIDEAGGPDKRIFGPRPGGELCEAKHVQDLCRIRESVSEELLQLEAKRQELNGEIARLNLRIEACKRSIDSAKQDLLQLKNVISQTEHSYKELMAQNQPKLSLPVRLLPDKEDLGLPPPKSARSCRLRSCFDYGRCPLTSGFPVYVYDTGSYSWGDYLDPLVKQAFAASVKSNIYITDNPSIACIYIVLVGELQESSSPPPSPSELEKQLKALPYWRSDGHNHVLVHLSRKSMTQNFLYNVSAGRAAVAQSTFLEQQYREGFDLVVSPLVHALSEPNFLEVPPQVPVKRKYLFTFQGERVESLRSSLQEVPPQSFEEEMEGDPPADYDDRIIGTLKAVQDSHLDQVLVEFTCKDPRPSLPTEWSLCGQREDRLEVLKASTFALVIAPGDGQLVASAGCGMRLFEALEVGAIPVMLGDHSRLPYHHFIRWSEAVIIVPKPRVTELHFLLRSLSDNDLLAMRRQGRFLWETYFSTSENVLSTILASIRTSIQVPAAPIKEEPAHEIPHKAGKLAGTDANLADNGDLDLGPVETEPPYASPRFLRNFTYTAAETYRAWNRAPGPFHLFPHTPLDPVLPSEAKFLGSGTGFRPIGGGTGGSGKEFQAALGGNVPREQFTVVMLTYEREEVLMNSLERLNGLPYLNKVVVVWNSPKPPSDDLLWPDIGLPIVVVRTDKNSLNNRFLPWDAVETEAILSIDDDAHLRHDEIMFGFRVWREARDRVVGFPGRYHAWDVNHQSWLYNSNYSCELSMVLTGAAFFHKYYAYLYSYVMPQAIRDMVDEYINCEDIAMNFLVSHITRKPPIKVTSRWTFRCPGCPQALSHDDSHFHERHKCINFFVKVYGYMPLLYTQFRVDSVLFKTRLPHDKTKCFKFI; from the exons ATGCAGCGAAACGGTGGTGGGGTGGGCGCCGGAGGCCAGCCATGGGTATTGCGCCGTGTGCGTCTAACGTGGCTCAGTTTCATGCTCTTCTTTATCCTGGTCTTCTTCCCACTCATCGCCCACTACTACCTCACGACCATTGACGAAGCTGGAGGTCCCGATAAGCGTATCTTTGGGCCTCGGCCTGGCGGTGAACTGTGCGAAGCCAAACATGTGCAGGATCTCTGCCGCATTCGTGAGTCGGTCagcgaggagctgctgcagctggaggccaAGAGGCAGGAGCTCAACGGGGAGATCGCCCGACTCAACTTGCGCATTGAGGCCTGCAAACGCAGCATTGACAGTGCCAAGCAGGATCTGCTGCAATTGAAGAATGTTATCAGCCAGACAGAGCATTCCTATAAAGAACTAATGGCCCAGAACCAGCCCAAGCTGTCGCTGCCTGTAAGGTTGCTGCCAGACAAGGAAGACCTAGGGCTTCCACCACCCAAGTCTGCACGCTCCTGCCGTCTGCGCTCCTGCTTCGACTACGGGCGCTGCCCTCTTACGTCTGGGTTTCCTGTTTATGTCTACGACACAGGCTCTTATTCATGGGGGGACTATCTTGACCCACTGGTGAAGCAGGCCTTTGCAGCATCAGTTAAGAGCAACATTTATATAACTGATAACCCCAGCATTGCCTGTATCTATATTGTCCTTGTTGGAGAGCTACAAGAGTCGTCCTCCCCTCCACCATCTCCTTCAGAGCTGGAGAAGCAATTAAAAGCTCTTCCCTACTGGAGATCAGATGGACACAACCATGTACTAGTGCATCTCTCTAGAAAATCAATGACACAGAACTTCCTGTATAATGTGAGTGCAGGACGAGCAGCAGTAGCTCAGTCCACCTTTTTGGAGCAGCAGTACCGTGAGGGCTTTGACTTGGTTGTATCCCCACTGGTTCATGCCCTCTCAGAACCAAACTTTTTAGAAGTACCCCCTCAAGTACCAGTCAAGAGGAAATACCTCTTCACCTTCCAAGGAGAGAGGGTGGAGTCACTAAGGAGCAGCTTACAGGAGGTACCCCCTCAGTCATTcgaggaggagatggaaggAGACCCACCAGCCGACTACGATGATCGCATTATTGGCACGTTAAAGGCAGTGCAGGACAGCCACTTGGATCAGGTGCTGGTGGAGTTCACCTGTAAGGACCCTCGGCCGAGTTTGCCAACTGAGTGGTCTCTTtgtggacagagggaggacaggctGGAGGTGCTCAAGGCTTCTACTTTTGCCCTGGTGATTGCTCCAGGAGATGGGCAGCTGGTGGCCTCAGCAGGCTGTGGAATGAGGCTCTTTGAAGCCTTAGAAGTAGGAGCCATCCCAGTCATGTTGGGGGATCACTCCAGACTACCTTACCACCATTTTATCCGCTGGAGTGAGGCTGTCATTATAGTCCCCAAGCCCCGTGTCACGGAGCTGCACTTTCTGCTGCGCAGCCTATCAGACAATGATTTGCTAGCTATGAGGCGGCAGGGTCGCTTCCTGTGGGAGACCTACTTCTCCACCTCAGAGAATGTTCTTAGCACCATCCTGGCCAGCATCAGAACCAGCATCCAGGTCCCTGCTGCACCCATCAAAGAGGAGCCCGCCCATGAGATTCCTCACAAAGCTGGAAAATTGGCCGGAACTGATGCCAACCTGGCTGACAATGGTGATCTGGATTTGGGTCCTGTGGAGACGGAGCCCCCCTACGCTTCTCCACGCTTTCTGCGCAACTTTACATACACAGCTGCAGAGACCTACAGAGCATGGAACCGGGCCCCGGGGCCTTTTCATCTGTTTCCCCACACGCCTCTAGACCCTGTGCTGCCCTCTGAAGCCAAATTCCTCGGCTCTGGTACCGGTTTCAGGCCTATAGGTGGAGGGACGGGAGGTTCAGGAAAGGAGTTTCAGGCAGCTTTAGGAGGGAACGTGCCACGAGAACAGTTCACAGTGGTAATGCTGACAtatgagagggaggaagtgcTGATGAACTCTCTGGAGAGGTTGAACGGACTGCCGTACCTCAACAAGGTAGTGGTGGTGTGGAATTCACCCAAGCCTCCTTCAGATGACCTGCTGTGGCCCGACATTGGCCTTCCCATTGTG GTCGTCCGCACAGacaaaaacagcctcaacaacCGCTTCCTTCCCTGGGACGCTGTGGAAACAGAGGCCATTCTCTCGATTGATGATGACGCTCACCTCCGCCACGATGAGATCATGTTCGGGTTCAG GGTTTGGCGTGAGGCCAGAGATCGAGTGGTGGGCTTCCCTGGGCGGTACCATGCGTGGGATGTGAACCATCAGTCGTGGCTCTACAACTCCAACTACTCCTGTGAGCTCTCCATGGTCCTGACGGGAGCTGCCTTCTTCCATAAG TACTACGCCTACCTGTACTCCTACGTGATGCCCCAGGCCATCAGGGACATGGTGGACGAGTACATAAACTGTGAGGACATCGCCATGAACTTCCTCGTGTCGCACATCACCCGCAAACCACCCATCAAG GTGACATCTCGTTGGACTTTCCGCTGTCCCGGCTGTCCCCAGGCCCTCTCACACGACGACTCCCATTTCCACGAGCGCCACAAGTGCATCAACTTTTTTGTCAAAGTGTACGGCTACATGCCACTGCTGTACACGCAGTTCCGCGTGGACTCGGTGCTGTTTAAGACTCGTTTGCCCCACGACAAGACCAAGTGCTTCAAGTTCATCTAG
- the syt14b gene encoding synaptotagmin-14b isoform X2 produces MLTSDCRLYTCLSLPGGGRNCGVHELVCARRVSPELLGVLSSISAFMALMALFFLYLSNKLSVGSPDDLSQLSGYNNTQPEAVPSDSEEDRGPEATAQHNSTSAWSSERKQPSERGGYSSEASSDHANSIQRVKKDSSLNELQPPPYQDKGPPPRASSRSERGVRRASPPQRCDSPRGSSEASVDQDTESYLNKGCEEDIPSDSTAVLGPEDGCGLQLPTAYEPEPLAKYGTLDVAFEYDSSEQWLAVTVTAATDIPALKQTGNISWQVHLVLLPTKKQRAKTGVQKGPCPIFTETFKFSRVEQEALGDYAVRFRLYSIRRMKKEKVLGEKVFYLTKLNLQGKIALPVTLEPGSELAGCGSVVSVSRSAGAMTYRSTEDSSLPEILLGLIYNSATGRLSAEVIQGSHFKTTASDKPVNGLFCCIKHFVGGQLYIIRDTYVKLTMLDSKGKEMSKCKTAVCRGQPNPTYKETFMFQVALFQLSEVSLVVSVFCRRSSMKPRERLGGVSLGLNSTGEEQQAHWTEMKDAEGQQVCHWHTLSDT; encoded by the exons tctctcCTGAGCTTCTGGGTGTCCTGTCTTCCATATCAGCCTTCATGGCGTTGATGgctctgttttttctttacctCAGCAACAAGCTGTCAGTGGGGAGTCCCGACGATCTGTCACAGCTCAGTGGTTATAACAACACACAGCCAG AGGCAGTTCCATCAGACAGCGAGGAGGACAGAGGCCCGGAGGCGACGGCCCAGCACAACTCAACGTCAGCGTGGAGCAGCGAACGCAAGCAGCCCAGCGAGCGGGGGGGGTACAGCAGCGAGGCCTCCAGCGACCACG CCAACAGCATCCAGAGGGTGAAGAAGGATTCCTCTCTAAAcgagctgcagcctcctccgTACCAGGACAAGGGCCCGCCCCCCCGCGCGTCCTCCCGCTCCGAGCGAGGGGTCCGGAGGGCGTCGCCCCCCCAGCGCTGCGACAGCCCCCGCGGCTCCAGTGAGGCCAGCGTGGACCAGGACACGGAGAGCTACCTCAACAAGGGCTGTGAGGAGGACATACCCAGTGACAGCACAGCTGTTCTGGGACCTGAG gatGGCTGTGGTCTCCAGCTCCCCACGGCCTACGAGCCGGAGCCCCTCGCCAAATACGGAACGCTGGACGTCGCCTTCGAGTACGACTCCAGCGAGCAGTGGCTGGCCGTCACCGTCACCGCGGCCACAGACATCCCAGCCCTCAAACAGACGGGGAACATCTCGTGGCAGGTCCACCTGGTGCTGCTGCCGACCAAGAAGCAGCGGGCCAAGACCGGGGTGCAGAAGGGCCCGTGTCCCATCTTCACCGAAACCTTCAAGTTCTCCAGAGTGGAACAGGAGGCGCTGGGGGACTACGCCGTCCGATTCCGCCTGTACAGCATCAGGCggatgaagaaggagaaggtcCTGGGAGAGAAGGTGTTCTACCTGACCAAGCTCAACCTCCAGGGCAAGATCGCTCTTCCTGTCACGCTGGAGCCCGGCTCTGAACTCGCG GGTTGCGGCTCCGTGGTGAGCGTGTCCCGCAGCGCAGGAGCCATGACCTACCGCTCCACCGAAGACTCGTCCCTGCCCGAGATCCTCCTGGGTCTCATCTACAACTCCGCCACGGGAAGGTTATCTGCCGAGGTCATCCAGGGAAGCCACTTCAAAACCACAGCGTCCGATAAGCCCGTCA atggTCTGTTTTGTTGTATAAAACACTTTGTAGGGGGACAGCTTTATATCATTAGAG aCACCTACGTGAAGCTGACCATGCTGGACTCCAAGGGCAAGGAGATGTCCAAGTGCAAGACGGCCGTGTGCCGCGGGCAGCCCAACCCCACCTACAAGGAGACCTTCATGTTCCAGGTGGCGCTCTTCCAGCTGTCCGAGGTGTCCCTGGTGGTGTCGGTGTTCTGCCGCCGCAGCAGCATGAAGCCCAGGGAGCGGCTGGGCGGCGTGTCCCTGGGCCTCAACAGCACCGGCGAGGAGCAGCAGGCCCACTGGACGGAGATGAAGGACGCCGAGGGCCAGCAGGTCTGCCACTGGCACACGCTCTCCGACACATAG
- the syt14b gene encoding synaptotagmin-14b isoform X1 — MAFFKSFQQNLPSVNISSILDSVTSRVDDLANAVSDATYAVSDQLSEQVTTVIKKVHEEEDGEGSGGGQGAAQTSSAQEGKGGGKSMWPMSRDADTSSTASKHNQPGDSAEAERTQSQMEWEWRDGCWRVKKTEAELAEEERKKKEEKELQEKREQRRRERREKQLEKEAQRKKEEEREEEREEEIEEKTDEGRAQGRKMSDGEIQSAAQQGAEECADAPCSPETESRAREKKGEEVENGVEREGDDEEEAELPVPPSTVKKKKSDKKKKKKGKDAKEDSKKPGKDSDVEKKKEKGKKSKKKKKGNQEAVPSDSEEDRGPEATAQHNSTSAWSSERKQPSERGGYSSEASSDHANSIQRVKKDSSLNELQPPPYQDKGPPPRASSRSERGVRRASPPQRCDSPRGSSEASVDQDTESYLNKGCEEDIPSDSTAVLGPEDGCGLQLPTAYEPEPLAKYGTLDVAFEYDSSEQWLAVTVTAATDIPALKQTGNISWQVHLVLLPTKKQRAKTGVQKGPCPIFTETFKFSRVEQEALGDYAVRFRLYSIRRMKKEKVLGEKVFYLTKLNLQGKIALPVTLEPGSELAGCGSVVSVSRSAGAMTYRSTEDSSLPEILLGLIYNSATGRLSAEVIQGSHFKTTASDKPVNGLFCCIKHFVGGQLYIIRDTYVKLTMLDSKGKEMSKCKTAVCRGQPNPTYKETFMFQVALFQLSEVSLVVSVFCRRSSMKPRERLGGVSLGLNSTGEEQQAHWTEMKDAEGQQVCHWHTLSDT, encoded by the exons ATGGCCTTCTTCAAGAGCTTCCAGCAGAACCTCCCGTCTGTTaacatctcctccatcttggaCTCGGTCACCAGCCGCGTGGACGACCTGGCCAACGCCGTCAGCGATGCCACCTACGCCGTCAGCGACCAGCTCTCCGAGCAGGTCACCACCGTCATCAAGAAGGTGCACGAGGAGGAAGACGGGGAGGGCAGCGGCGGTGGGCAGGGGGCCGCTCAGACGTCCAGCGCACAGGAAGGGAAGGGCGGCGGGAAAAGCATGTGGCCAATGAGCAGAGACGCTGACACGAGCAGCACGGCTTCAAAACACAACCAGCCCGGCGACTCAGCCGAGGCCGAGCGCACGCAGAGTCAGATGGAGTGGGAATGGAGGGACGGCTGCTGGCGGGTTAAAAAGACGGAAGCTGAGTTggcggaggaagagaggaagaagaaagaggagaaggaactgcaggagaagagagagcagaggaggagagagaggagggagaagcagCTCGAGAAAGAGgctcagagaaagaaagaggaagagcgGGAGGAAGAGCGGGAGGAAGAAATTGAGGAGAAAACGGATGAGGGTCGTGCACAAGGCAGAAAGATGAGTGATGGTGAAATCCAATCAGCTGCTCAGCAGGGGGCGGAGGAGTGTGCTGATGCTCCCTGTTCACCTGAAACTGAAAGCAGGGCGAGGGAGAAAAAGGGGGAAGAGGTGGAGAACGgcgtggagagagagggggacgaTGAGGAAGAGGCCGAGCTTCCTGTGCCTCCGTCAAcggtaaagaagaaaaagtcggacaagaagaagaagaagaagggaaaagaCGCAAAAGAGGATTCAAAGAAACCAGGAAAAGACTCGGATgtggagaaaaagaaggagaaaggaaagaagagcaagaagaaaaagaaaggcaaCCAAG AGGCAGTTCCATCAGACAGCGAGGAGGACAGAGGCCCGGAGGCGACGGCCCAGCACAACTCAACGTCAGCGTGGAGCAGCGAACGCAAGCAGCCCAGCGAGCGGGGGGGGTACAGCAGCGAGGCCTCCAGCGACCACG CCAACAGCATCCAGAGGGTGAAGAAGGATTCCTCTCTAAAcgagctgcagcctcctccgTACCAGGACAAGGGCCCGCCCCCCCGCGCGTCCTCCCGCTCCGAGCGAGGGGTCCGGAGGGCGTCGCCCCCCCAGCGCTGCGACAGCCCCCGCGGCTCCAGTGAGGCCAGCGTGGACCAGGACACGGAGAGCTACCTCAACAAGGGCTGTGAGGAGGACATACCCAGTGACAGCACAGCTGTTCTGGGACCTGAG gatGGCTGTGGTCTCCAGCTCCCCACGGCCTACGAGCCGGAGCCCCTCGCCAAATACGGAACGCTGGACGTCGCCTTCGAGTACGACTCCAGCGAGCAGTGGCTGGCCGTCACCGTCACCGCGGCCACAGACATCCCAGCCCTCAAACAGACGGGGAACATCTCGTGGCAGGTCCACCTGGTGCTGCTGCCGACCAAGAAGCAGCGGGCCAAGACCGGGGTGCAGAAGGGCCCGTGTCCCATCTTCACCGAAACCTTCAAGTTCTCCAGAGTGGAACAGGAGGCGCTGGGGGACTACGCCGTCCGATTCCGCCTGTACAGCATCAGGCggatgaagaaggagaaggtcCTGGGAGAGAAGGTGTTCTACCTGACCAAGCTCAACCTCCAGGGCAAGATCGCTCTTCCTGTCACGCTGGAGCCCGGCTCTGAACTCGCG GGTTGCGGCTCCGTGGTGAGCGTGTCCCGCAGCGCAGGAGCCATGACCTACCGCTCCACCGAAGACTCGTCCCTGCCCGAGATCCTCCTGGGTCTCATCTACAACTCCGCCACGGGAAGGTTATCTGCCGAGGTCATCCAGGGAAGCCACTTCAAAACCACAGCGTCCGATAAGCCCGTCA atggTCTGTTTTGTTGTATAAAACACTTTGTAGGGGGACAGCTTTATATCATTAGAG aCACCTACGTGAAGCTGACCATGCTGGACTCCAAGGGCAAGGAGATGTCCAAGTGCAAGACGGCCGTGTGCCGCGGGCAGCCCAACCCCACCTACAAGGAGACCTTCATGTTCCAGGTGGCGCTCTTCCAGCTGTCCGAGGTGTCCCTGGTGGTGTCGGTGTTCTGCCGCCGCAGCAGCATGAAGCCCAGGGAGCGGCTGGGCGGCGTGTCCCTGGGCCTCAACAGCACCGGCGAGGAGCAGCAGGCCCACTGGACGGAGATGAAGGACGCCGAGGGCCAGCAGGTCTGCCACTGGCACACGCTCTCCGACACATAG